Sequence from the Luteibacter aegosomaticola genome:
TCGCCACATTGGAGGTCTCGCCGTAGTTGCGCAATTGGGCGCCGCCCGCGTCGTAGCGTCAGAAAAGCCCTACATCCGGATCGACAGAGCCGCCGGGGCAGGGTAGAACCGTCGTCTTTACTCCCCCAGGACCCCTGATGGATTCCCACTCCTATAACGACGCGGCGCTCAACGTGCTCGCGCAGCAGGTGGCCACCGCTGCGCTGGAGAAGCGCGTGATGGTCGCCACCGCCGAATCGTGCACTGGCGGCTGGATCTCCAAGGCGCTCACCGACCTGGCCGGCAGCTCGGCCTGGTTCGAGGCGGGCGTGGTCACCTATAGCTATAGCGCGAAGGAAGCCTTGCTCGGGGTGAACCCGCGGACGCTCGAGCGCACCGGCGCCGTGAGCGAGGAGACGGTGCTCGAGATGGTCTCAGGTGCGCTGGCCCGTTATGCCGCCGGCGTGGCCGTGGCCGTTACCGGTATCGCCGGACCGTCGGGCGGCACGGCGGACAAGCCGGTGGGCACGGTATGGATCGGCTGGAAGCGCCGCGGGGGATACGCCCACGCCACCGTCTACCATTTTGCTGGTGACCGCGAGGCTGTTCGCCGACAGACGGTGGCCGCGGCTTTGGCTGGAATAGTCACCGAGCTGAACGGGTAACCCGGCCAGCTGTGGCAAAATCAGTCGTTGACGGATCGCAGTCCCTGAGACCCCGGTCCGGCAAGATACCTACCTATACACAAGCACACCGGAAACTACGATGGACGACAATAAGCGCAAGGCGCTGGCTAGTGCCCTCGGCCAGATTGAAAAGCAGTTCGGCAAGGGTGCCGTCATGCGTCTTGGCGACCGCGTGGACGACCAGATCGACACCGTCTCCACCGGCTCCCTGGGCCTGGACATCGCCCTCGGCATCGGCGGCCTGCCGCGCGGTCGTATCGTTGAGATCTATGGTCCGGAATCGTCCGGTAAGACCACGCTCACCCTGCAGGCCATCGCGTCCTGCCAGCGCAACGGCGGCACCGCCGCGTTCGTCGACGCCGAGCACGCGCTCGACCCGACCTACGCCGAAAAGCTCGGCGTGAACGTGGCCGACCTGCTGGTCAGCCAGCCGGATACCGGTGAGCAGGCCCTCGAAATCGCCGACATGCTCGTGCGCTCGGGCGCCGTGGACATGGTGGTGGTCGACTCGGTCGCCGCCCTGACGCCCAAGGCCGAAATCGAAGGCGAGATGGGTGATTCCCACGTCGGCCTGCACGCCCGCCTCATGAGCCAGGCGCTGCGCAAGCTCACCGCCAACATCAAGAAGTCGAACTGCCTGGTCATCTTCATCAACCAGATCCGTATGAAGATCGGCGTGATGTTCGGCAGCCCGGAAACCACCACCGGTGGTAACGCGCTCAAGTTCTACGCCTCGGTCCGCCTCGACATCCGCCGCATCGGCGCGGTGAAGAAGGGCGAGGAAGTCATCGGTTCGGAGACCCGCGTCAAGGTCGTCAAGAACAAGGTGGCGCCGCCGTTCCGCCAGACCGAGTTCGAGATCCTCTACGGCGAGGGCACCTCGCGCGAAGGCGAAATCATCGAACTGGGCGTGCGCGAGAACCTGATCGACAAGTCGGGCGCCTGGTACAGCTACAAGGGCGATCGCATCGGCCAGGGCAAGGAAAACGTCCGCCAGTTCCTGCGTGATAACCCGGCCATCGCCAACGAAGTGGACGCCGAGCTGCGCGCTCGCCTCCTGGTGAAGCCGGGCCCGGCCGCGGCCAAGGCCGAGGCCGATGAGGTCGAAGAAGAAGCGTGAGCCCGGTGCGGGTGCTCCCACCCGCACCGCGTACGACAAGGCGCTGGGCCTTCTGGCCCGGCGCGAACACTCCCGCCGCGAACTCCAGCAAAAGCTGGGGCGCGGTGGGTTTTCGCGTGACGAAACGGCCACCGCCGTGGAGCGCCTGGGCGACCATGGCTACCAGGATGACAGCCGTTTCGCCGAATCCCTGCTGCG
This genomic interval carries:
- a CDS encoding CinA family protein; this translates as MDSHSYNDAALNVLAQQVATAALEKRVMVATAESCTGGWISKALTDLAGSSAWFEAGVVTYSYSAKEALLGVNPRTLERTGAVSEETVLEMVSGALARYAAGVAVAVTGIAGPSGGTADKPVGTVWIGWKRRGGYAHATVYHFAGDREAVRRQTVAAALAGIVTELNG
- the recA gene encoding recombinase RecA, whose amino-acid sequence is MDDNKRKALASALGQIEKQFGKGAVMRLGDRVDDQIDTVSTGSLGLDIALGIGGLPRGRIVEIYGPESSGKTTLTLQAIASCQRNGGTAAFVDAEHALDPTYAEKLGVNVADLLVSQPDTGEQALEIADMLVRSGAVDMVVVDSVAALTPKAEIEGEMGDSHVGLHARLMSQALRKLTANIKKSNCLVIFINQIRMKIGVMFGSPETTTGGNALKFYASVRLDIRRIGAVKKGEEVIGSETRVKVVKNKVAPPFRQTEFEILYGEGTSREGEIIELGVRENLIDKSGAWYSYKGDRIGQGKENVRQFLRDNPAIANEVDAELRARLLVKPGPAAAKAEADEVEEEA